One part of the Cucurbita pepo subsp. pepo cultivar mu-cu-16 unplaced genomic scaffold, ASM280686v2 Cp4.1_scaffold000170, whole genome shotgun sequence genome encodes these proteins:
- the LOC111784192 gene encoding probable xyloglucan endotransglucosylase/hydrolase protein 5 isoform X1, producing MASNLHLPLLFLLSIAYSALGALPKKPMDVPFGRNYVPTWAFDHIKYNNGGSQVDLVLDKYTGTGFQSKGSYLFGHFSMSMKLVGGDSAGVVTAFYLSSQNSEHDEIDFEFLGNRTGQPPILQTNVFTGGKGDREQRIYLWFDPSKDYHTYSVLWNLYMIVFFVDDVPIRVFKNSKDLGVKFPFDQPMKIYSSLWNADDWATRGGLEKTDWSKAPFVASYKGFHVDGCESSVQAKFCATQGKRWWDQKEFQDLDGLQYRRLNWVRKKYTIYNYCTDRKRYPTLPPECKRDRDI from the exons ATGGCCTCCAATCTCCACCTTcccctcctcttcctcctctctaTCGCTTATTCCGCTCTGGGTGCCCTCCCAAAAAAGCCCATGGACGTCCCATTCGGTCGAAACTACGTCCCCACTTGGGCTTTCGACCACATCAAGTACAACAATGGCGGCTCCCAG GTCGACCTCGTCCTCGACAAATACACCGGCACTGGCTTCCAGTCCAAGGGCTCCTACTTGTTCGGCCATTTCAGCATGAGCATGAAGCTCGTCGGAGGCGACTCTGCCGGAGTCGTCACTGCTTTCTAT CTCTCTTCCCAAAACTCAGAACACGACGAAATCGATTTCGAGTTTTTGGGGAACAGAACAGGGCAGCCTCCGATTCTTCAAACCAACGTCTTCACCGGCGGGAAAGGCGACAGAGAGCAAAGGATTTACCTCTGGTTCGACCCATCCAAGGACTACCACACCTACTCCGTCCTCTGGAACTTATACATGATAGT GTTCTTTGTGGACGATGTGCCAATCAGAGTGTTCAAGAACAGCAAAGACCTAGGCGTGAAGTTCCCATTCGACCAGCCAATGAAGATATACTCGAGCCTATGGAACGCGGACGACTGGGCAACCAGGGGGGGATTGGAGAAGACAGACTGGTCCAAGGCACCATTCGTAGCGTCGTACAAGGGGTTCCACGTGGACGGGTGTGAGTCGTCAGTTCAGGCCAAGTTTTGCGCGACGCAAGGGAAACGATGGTGGGACCAAAAGGAGTTCCAAGACCTGGACGGGTTGCAGTACCGGAGGCTGAACTGGGTGCGGAAGAAGTACACCATTTACAATTACTGCACCGATAGGAAGCGCTACCCAACCCTCCCACCGGAGTGCAAGCGGGACAGAGATATCTAG
- the LOC111784192 gene encoding probable xyloglucan endotransglucosylase/hydrolase protein 5 isoform X2: MASNLHLPLLFLLSIAYSALGALPKKPMDVPFGRNYVPTWAFDHIKYNNGGSQVDLVLDKYTGTGFQSKGSYLFGHFSMSMKLVGGDSAGVVTAFYLSSQNSEHDEIDFEFLGNRTGQPPILQTNVFTGGKGDREQRIYLWFDPSKDYHTYSVLWNLYMIVFFVDDVPIRVFKNSKDLGVKFPFDQPMKIYSSLWNADDWATRGGLEKTDWSKAPFVASYKGFHVDGCESSVQAKFCATQGKRWWDQKEFQDLDGLQYRRLNWVRKKYTIYNYCTDRKRYPTLPPECKRDRDI; this comes from the exons ATGGCCTCCAATCTCCACCTTcccctcctcttcctcctctctaTCGCTTATTCCGCTCTGGGTGCCCTCCCAAAAAAGCCCATGGACGTCCCATTCGGTCGAAACTACGTCCCCACTTGGGCTTTCGACCACATCAAGTACAACAATGGCGGCTCCCAGGTCGACCTCGTCCTCGACAA ATACACCGGCACTGGCTTCCAGTCCAAGGGCTCCTACTTGTTCGGCCATTTCAGCATGAGCATGAAGCTCGTCGGAGGCGACTCTGCCGGAGTCGTCACTGCTTTCTAT CTCTCTTCCCAAAACTCAGAACACGACGAAATCGATTTCGAGTTTTTGGGGAACAGAACAGGGCAGCCTCCGATTCTTCAAACCAACGTCTTCACCGGCGGGAAAGGCGACAGAGAGCAAAGGATTTACCTCTGGTTCGACCCATCCAAGGACTACCACACCTACTCCGTCCTCTGGAACTTATACATGATAGT GTTCTTTGTGGACGATGTGCCAATCAGAGTGTTCAAGAACAGCAAAGACCTAGGCGTGAAGTTCCCATTCGACCAGCCAATGAAGATATACTCGAGCCTATGGAACGCGGACGACTGGGCAACCAGGGGGGGATTGGAGAAGACAGACTGGTCCAAGGCACCATTCGTAGCGTCGTACAAGGGGTTCCACGTGGACGGGTGTGAGTCGTCAGTTCAGGCCAAGTTTTGCGCGACGCAAGGGAAACGATGGTGGGACCAAAAGGAGTTCCAAGACCTGGACGGGTTGCAGTACCGGAGGCTGAACTGGGTGCGGAAGAAGTACACCATTTACAATTACTGCACCGATAGGAAGCGCTACCCAACCCTCCCACCGGAGTGCAAGCGGGACAGAGATATCTAG